A portion of the Corynebacterium ammoniagenes DSM 20306 genome contains these proteins:
- a CDS encoding aldehyde dehydrogenase family protein: MAIQTHDELLTTIKDALQACGYVGELGGGSLQTRTPMTGEDLFAIEGTTKEQATEMIALADEAFKSWREVPAPRRGNVVKRWGQLLAEHKHDLGLLVQIEAGKSISEAEGEVQEMIDICDLALGQSRMLYGKTMPSERPGHRLMETWHPIGVVGVISAFNFPVAVYSWNTANALVCGDTVVWKPSEMCALSALGAHALLSRAIADCGEDQNISQLILGDRNVGEVLLDDPRVELVSATGSTRMGREVAPRVASRFGRYLLELGGNNAGIVTPSADLDLALRGIVFAAAGTAGQRCTTMRRLIVHESIADELVDKIVAAYKTLTIGDPRDESVLVGPLLHQGAYDDMQQALKTAKEQGGDVLVGGERVLVDDSEKSFYVQPAVVRMPEQSDIVHNETFAPILYVMTYSDFNEAIALHNAVPQGLSSAIFTENNSEAEIFLSASGSDCGIANVNIGTSGAEIGGAFGGEKETGGGRESGSDAWKAYMRRSTNTVNYSGELPLAQGVKFL, from the coding sequence ATGGCTATCCAAACTCATGATGAACTTCTCACCACCATCAAAGACGCCCTGCAAGCATGCGGCTATGTCGGGGAACTCGGCGGCGGCAGCTTGCAAACCCGCACACCCATGACCGGCGAAGACCTCTTCGCTATTGAAGGCACCACCAAGGAACAGGCAACAGAGATGATTGCCCTAGCCGATGAAGCCTTCAAATCCTGGCGCGAAGTACCAGCCCCACGCCGCGGAAATGTGGTCAAGCGCTGGGGACAGCTGCTAGCTGAACACAAGCATGACCTCGGACTACTCGTCCAAATTGAGGCCGGCAAGTCCATCTCGGAGGCCGAGGGCGAAGTCCAAGAGATGATTGATATCTGTGACCTCGCGCTGGGACAATCCCGCATGCTCTACGGCAAGACCATGCCGTCCGAACGCCCCGGTCACCGCCTGATGGAAACCTGGCACCCCATTGGCGTTGTCGGCGTAATTTCCGCATTCAACTTCCCGGTAGCCGTGTACTCCTGGAATACTGCGAACGCCCTAGTCTGCGGCGATACTGTGGTGTGGAAGCCCTCGGAGATGTGCGCGCTTTCTGCTTTGGGCGCGCACGCCTTGCTCTCGCGCGCGATTGCCGATTGCGGCGAAGACCAAAACATCAGCCAGCTCATCCTCGGTGACCGCAACGTCGGCGAAGTCCTGCTCGATGACCCTCGCGTGGAGCTAGTCTCCGCCACCGGTTCCACCCGCATGGGCCGTGAGGTTGCACCTCGCGTGGCTTCCCGTTTCGGCCGCTACCTGCTGGAACTCGGCGGGAATAACGCTGGCATCGTCACGCCTTCTGCCGACCTCGACCTGGCGCTGCGTGGCATCGTCTTCGCTGCCGCCGGCACCGCAGGGCAGCGTTGCACCACCATGCGCCGGTTGATCGTGCACGAGTCTATCGCTGATGAACTCGTGGATAAGATTGTCGCCGCTTACAAGACCTTGACCATTGGCGACCCGCGCGATGAGTCCGTCCTCGTCGGACCATTGCTGCACCAAGGCGCTTATGACGATATGCAACAGGCGCTGAAGACCGCCAAGGAACAAGGCGGCGACGTACTCGTCGGTGGTGAGCGCGTGCTTGTCGATGACTCCGAGAAGTCCTTCTACGTCCAACCCGCCGTAGTGCGCATGCCGGAGCAATCCGACATTGTGCACAATGAAACCTTCGCGCCAATCCTCTATGTCATGACCTACTCTGACTTTAACGAGGCCATCGCGCTGCACAACGCGGTTCCACAGGGGTTGTCCTCTGCTATCTTTACCGAAAACAACTCGGAAGCAGAGATCTTCTTGTCGGCCTCCGGCTCTGACTGCGGTATCGCTAACGTCAACATCGGTACCTCCGGTGCGGAAATCGGTGGCGCATTCGGCGGTGAGAAGGAAACCGGCGGCGGCCGCGAATCCGGCTCCGATGCATGGAAGGCCTATATGCGTCGTTCCACCAACACCGTCAACTACTCCGGTGAATTGCCACTGGCTCAAGGAGTGAAGTTCCTCTAA
- a CDS encoding VOC family protein, which produces MAFQKTWELRARFARSLSEMYGVEVPAYTTLVEVSEAVNQDYMDKMGAEGERLGTIGRVTAERHGAIRVGSPQEMGQVAQVFAGFGMYPVGFYDLRDAAKSSVPVVSTAFRPIDKEELANNPFRVFTSMLAADDPRFFTPDLQERLQNFIAQRQIFSQELLSIAAKAARDEGLEEAEADEYIKLATAAFELNDEPIDDQWYRELEAISAVASDIGGVRYTHINHLTPRVLDIDDLYDRMEARGITMIDEIQGPPDWDGPDILLRQTSFRALDEERTFKFADGTVGPGALRVRFGEVEQRGIALTPRGRELYDSMNTEVDEKLAAGAEHTRVEIARGIWEQHLPKTEKGLREQGLGYFTYEVTGSTDSGEYDVEQLIDAGVLAPQPIVYEDFLPRSAAGIFQSNLKEEGTRDNEQQGADYDIEALSRIVGRDIVEPYQLYRAQEEASLLAAAQQLGVTIHPTPALQN; this is translated from the coding sequence ATGGCATTTCAAAAGACGTGGGAGCTTCGCGCCCGCTTTGCTCGTAGCCTCTCCGAGATGTACGGCGTGGAAGTTCCCGCCTACACCACCTTGGTGGAGGTTTCAGAGGCAGTTAATCAGGACTACATGGACAAGATGGGCGCGGAGGGCGAAAGGTTAGGCACCATTGGCCGAGTCACCGCCGAGCGCCACGGCGCCATTCGCGTCGGCTCCCCGCAAGAAATGGGACAAGTAGCCCAGGTCTTTGCCGGGTTTGGCATGTACCCCGTGGGCTTTTATGACCTGCGCGATGCCGCCAAATCTTCCGTGCCGGTGGTCTCCACAGCATTTCGCCCAATTGATAAAGAGGAACTAGCGAATAACCCTTTCCGCGTCTTTACCTCCATGCTGGCGGCCGATGACCCGCGCTTTTTCACCCCGGACTTACAAGAACGCCTGCAGAATTTCATCGCGCAGCGCCAGATCTTCTCTCAAGAACTGCTGAGTATCGCCGCCAAGGCCGCACGAGATGAAGGCCTTGAAGAAGCAGAGGCCGATGAATACATCAAGCTGGCGACCGCAGCTTTTGAGCTTAACGATGAACCTATTGATGATCAGTGGTACCGCGAACTCGAGGCAATCTCGGCCGTTGCCAGCGATATTGGCGGCGTGCGTTATACCCACATCAACCACCTGACCCCACGCGTACTCGATATCGATGATTTGTATGACCGGATGGAAGCCCGTGGAATCACCATGATTGATGAAATCCAAGGCCCACCGGATTGGGACGGCCCGGATATCTTGCTGCGTCAGACCTCATTCCGGGCTCTCGATGAAGAACGCACCTTCAAATTCGCGGACGGCACCGTCGGCCCCGGTGCGTTGCGCGTGCGCTTTGGCGAAGTCGAGCAGCGCGGCATTGCGCTGACGCCCCGCGGCCGGGAACTGTATGACTCCATGAACACCGAAGTCGATGAGAAATTGGCAGCCGGCGCGGAGCACACACGCGTGGAAATCGCCCGTGGCATTTGGGAGCAGCACCTACCAAAGACGGAAAAGGGGCTGCGCGAACAGGGCCTGGGGTATTTCACGTATGAAGTCACCGGTTCCACCGACTCAGGGGAGTACGACGTCGAGCAGCTTATCGATGCCGGGGTGCTTGCACCGCAGCCCATCGTGTACGAGGATTTCCTGCCTCGTTCTGCCGCCGGCATCTTCCAGTCCAACCTGAAAGAAGAAGGCACCCGTGACAATGAACAGCAAGGAGCGGACTATGACATCGAGGCACTCTCACGCATCGTCGGTCGCGACATCGTGGAGCCGTATCAGCTGTACCGAGCCCAGGAAGAGGCCTCCTTGTTAGCCGCTGCTCAGCAGCTAGGAGTAACCATCCACCCCACACCAGCACTTCAGAACTAA